The DNA sequence taaaatatatgccTTGTCTTGTAGCCTATTCCATGTTCTAGTGTTGCTCACTATTTTGATCAACAATACTGATAATAATAACATTTCTTAGCAAGTGAAGAAACATAATATGAGTTTTGGATTCCAACAACTATAAAAAtctataatacaaaaaaaaaaaaggagaattAAATTGATGATTTTGATTTGCTTAGCTCTTGATCAATTGATTTCTCAAGCCAAATCTCAGCATCTTCCATCATTCCTGGGCTAAGTCTTACCATTAAGATGCAAAATTCAGTCTCACTAAGAGCACCATCTCCATCAAGATCTCCTTCTCTAACCATAGCCTCTGCCTCTTCTTTACTCATTCCTTCCATCCCAAGAAAAGCAGAATTCTTTCTAAGACTCCCTGAAGTAATCAGACCCTTTTCAGGATCAGCCAAAAGCTCAAACCCTTTGCATAATTCAGACACAAAATTCTCAACATCAAGCTTCTCTGCCATGACTGGTAACAAGTCTTCATACTCTGTTGTAGTTGTTGTTGtagtcttcttcttcctctctgTTTGATTGTTATGTTCCATTTTCTGTTgaaggaaaaagaaagaagCTTCCAAGGAGAAACACACAAGAAAATCAAGGAAAAGGAATTGGTATAGGCAAGAGTTAAGGAAAGAGTTGTGGTATATATAAAGGCTAATATGAAAAGTTTGCCTACTTTTTAGAGCAACTTTTTTGTGTGGTGGTGTTTTCAATCTAACCCTTCAAATTACATTTACCAATCTCATAACTAAGTCTCTGTCCCTACTCATTATTAGTATGAGAATTTTGGGGTTTCCAAATGAATGGTTTGTGATTAGAGTTGGCTATGAAAATGAACCGTTCGATTCGATTCTCTTTATTGAGATGGGTACAAATACAATACAAGACATGTGAAAGAGGTTTTATTAAGGTTTgatattatcttttattttattaaaattttaagaaggatttaattttgtattgaaagaaaataatatccaacagttTCTAGGAAAGTTCTGTTGTAGGAAATAGGAGATTTTATGAGTAGACGTAATCTTCTTTAGCTTAAATTGTCCGGAGAGTTGGCTTCTTTGAAGTttcctcttattttttttttatttaatttccaaattccTTTAGATATTATTGTACTTGCTCCCATGTTGTGTCCAGACTCCACAATATCAGCCGTccgattatttttcaattatttatatgtaaagatttttttttaaaaaaaaatataatattgctATGTAATGCAATGTGACAATGACTATCTTATGCTATATAGTGATATATAGTCATAGACCATTATTGAAAATAgcattttatttcaaaaacatTTACTCCAAACCAAAGCATATTAGTAAGTCTTTAACCATGGATGGCCATTGATTTAATTTGGTAGgccatatattaaattatgttaATTAAATGCTTCTTATCCTTGTATAATAAATGTTAATTGATTCATTTTTGAAAGT is a window from the Cannabis sativa cultivar Pink pepper isolate KNU-18-1 chromosome 1, ASM2916894v1, whole genome shotgun sequence genome containing:
- the LOC115705479 gene encoding calcium-binding protein KIC translates to MEHNNQTERKKKTTTTTTTEYEDLLPVMAEKLDVENFVSELCKGFELLADPEKGLITSGSLRKNSAFLGMEGMSKEEAEAMVREGDLDGDGALSETEFCILMVRLSPGMMEDAEIWLEKSIDQELSKSKSSI